Proteins found in one Homalodisca vitripennis isolate AUS2020 chromosome 4, UT_GWSS_2.1, whole genome shotgun sequence genomic segment:
- the LOC124359790 gene encoding E3 ubiquitin-protein ligase DIS1-like, with product MNDTELLNLIKSIDDITKCPICLLRAQPPMTACVNGHAICTKCRDILVTECPLCMQEFLTTRPHVLEQLLEVLPGMCKFASRGCTAISRFSRHEQFCKYREMRCTLGQNNLCDWKGTVKDWLIHGDDKHFFLNLQIKDQTLEIPHSLSDLSWNSKNFRFTFESNVFVLHTKRCSGELIQYIRHIPLQKPTYTYHFILSFRKNEEIIYKFPIRAASQDDREIQDNSLYSLWVPVANLQQLTNEFGTVIMNIQCAKTSIPSAK from the exons ATG AACGACACGGAACTCCTTAACCTGATCAAATCAATTGATGACATCACCAAGTGCCCGATATGCCTGCTGCGCGCCCAGCCACCCATGACAGCATGTGTCAACGGGCACGCGATATGCACTAAGTGCCGAGACATCCTGGTCACAGAGTGCCCGCTATGTATGCAGGAGTTCCTGACAACTCGTCCACACGTGTTAGAGCAGTTGCTAGAAGTTCTGCCAGGGATGTGCAAGTTTGCCAGCAGAGGTTGCACGGCCATATCTCGGTTCAGTCGCCATGAACAGTTCTGCAAGTACCGGGAGATGCGTTGCACGCTGGGACAGAACAACCTCTGCGACTGGAAGGGCACCGTCAAGGACTGGCTCATCCACGGAGATGACAAACATTTCTTCCTTAATCTCCAAATAAAAGACCAGACACTAGAAATCCCACACTCTCTCTCTGACTTGTCCTGGAACTCGAAAAATTTCCGTTTCACTTTTGAAAGCAATGTTTTTGTACTCCACACGAAGAGGTGCTCTGGAGAACTCATCCAGTACATCAGACACATACCTCTGCAGAAACCGACCTACACCTATCACTTCATCTTGAGCTTCAGAAAGAACGAAgagataatatacaaatttccAATAAGGGCTGCCAGCCAGGATGACAGAGAGATCCAAGACAATAGCCTGTATAGTCTATGGGTGCCTGTCGCAAACCTGCAACAACTCACTAACGAGTTTGGGACTGTTATCATGAACATTCAGTGTGCAAAAACCAGTATTCCCTCAGCAAAATAG